The proteins below are encoded in one region of Peribacillus muralis:
- a CDS encoding nicotinate-nucleotide adenylyltransferase yields MKKIGILGGTFNPPHIGHLIIANEVLDALELDEIRFMPNHVPPHKEKSEEVTDMDRLAMLENAIATNPAFYIEGIEIERKGTSYTYDTIKLLKELEPTNEFYFIIGADMIEYLPNWHRIDELMELVHFVGVKRPGYNEETLYPITMVKVPQMFISSSMIRRKLRTGKTVKYLIADPVVKYIKGNGLYES; encoded by the coding sequence ATGAAAAAAATTGGAATTCTTGGCGGTACATTCAATCCACCGCACATCGGTCATTTAATTATAGCGAATGAAGTGCTGGACGCTCTAGAGCTTGATGAAATCAGATTCATGCCAAATCATGTTCCTCCCCATAAGGAAAAATCGGAGGAAGTAACCGATATGGACAGGCTGGCTATGTTGGAAAATGCGATAGCCACCAATCCAGCTTTTTATATTGAGGGTATTGAAATAGAAAGAAAAGGCACATCTTATACGTATGATACGATAAAGCTCCTGAAAGAACTTGAGCCGACCAATGAATTCTATTTCATCATTGGCGCAGATATGATTGAGTATTTACCTAATTGGCATCGCATCGACGAGTTGATGGAATTGGTCCATTTCGTCGGGGTGAAGCGTCCTGGCTATAATGAGGAGACCTTATACCCGATTACGATGGTGAAAGTCCCGCAGATGTTCATTTCCTCTTCCATGATACGAAGGAAGCTAAGAACGGGGAAAACCGTGAAATATTTAATTGCAGATCCAGTGGTGAAGTATATTAAAGGGAATGGTTTATATGAATCGTGA
- the yqeK gene encoding bis(5'-nucleosyl)-tetraphosphatase (symmetrical) YqeK, which produces MNRERALALVKEQITERRYIHTLGVMESAIELAELYGADIKKAELAAIFHDYAKFRPKEEMEQIIIAEKMAPDLLQYNMELWHAPVGAYLVKKEAGITDVEILDAIAHHTSGRVGMSLLDKVIYLADYIEPGRSFPGVEEVRQTAKQNLDHAVIQALRNTVVFLMKRNQAIYPDTFYTYNDLIMNLKEKM; this is translated from the coding sequence ATGAATCGTGAAAGAGCACTTGCGCTTGTCAAGGAACAAATCACGGAGCGCAGGTACATCCATACTCTTGGCGTGATGGAGTCAGCGATTGAACTTGCCGAGCTCTATGGTGCTGACATAAAAAAAGCGGAACTTGCAGCTATCTTCCACGATTATGCAAAGTTTCGTCCAAAGGAAGAAATGGAGCAAATCATCATCGCCGAAAAGATGGCGCCGGATTTACTTCAATACAACATGGAGCTATGGCATGCTCCAGTCGGGGCTTACCTGGTGAAAAAGGAAGCAGGCATAACGGATGTCGAAATCTTGGATGCGATCGCCCATCACACGTCAGGCAGGGTCGGCATGAGCCTTTTGGATAAGGTCATTTACCTTGCGGATTATATTGAGCCGGGACGTTCCTTCCCAGGGGTCGAAGAAGTCAGGCAGACAGCCAAGCAAAACTTGGATCATGCTGTCATACAGGCTTTAAGGAATACCGTTGTTTTTTTAATGAAACGAAATCAGGCTATTTACCCTGACACATTTTACACATACAATGATTTGATCATGAATTTGAAGGAGAAGATGTAA
- a CDS encoding DNA internalization-related competence protein ComEC/Rec2 has product MERHLLLLAVSATFGVAAHSSLNVTQLIVIMIMIFLSFLYYSLRLSAAALSLHVVVIVIFFGAAFHFEHRNETMYEGTENRFTITFTDQPHIDGKSLKGVIVSKHGERLMLRYKMGSEQEKETLGRSLRIGLTCPVEGSLMIPDKQRNENGFDYQRYLKRNSTHWILKAESITFQECVNEGNSIVSKIRNLRMRGIAHIEEHFPQESSGFVTALIFGDQTYIDEDDLTNYQRLGLVHLLAISGLHVSFLTGMLFYLGIRIGITRERMIIVLLIFLPVYMVLSGGSPSVVRSCFMAMLFFLFLLFKKRVSAGSTIGLVYIALLFFRPNMLYDIGFQLSFAVTFSIIMSSSIFLRYPQKMLQLFMISLICQLTALPILLFHFYEASFLGVSLNVVYVPLYSIVLLPLSLIALICHVLFPALGELFILILNVCFSLSNKAADAASNLPLASIVFGKPHFIVMSLLVVSLLGLFLTWEKSFEKSKWWWGILIVLLFFQYNIQKLSPFGEVQIIDIGQGDSILIILPFDRGNYLIDTGGQITFPVEPWAQSRKKFNTADDIIIPLLKSKGIHQLDKLILTHADADHVGSAKELIEHFKVEEIVIGGGSEEQYRDLDFVSIARSKKVQMSVSKRGDRWVAGGAAFFVLNPEGKEENKNDSSIVIYTELGGLSWILTGDVEEEGERKLVTAFPRLQADVLKVGHHGSKTSTSEPFLLQLQPGVALISAGKDNRYGHPHQDVLGNLEAHRIRVFRTDEDGSIIYKYYKRKGTFRKTIP; this is encoded by the coding sequence ATGGAAAGACACCTTCTTTTATTAGCCGTTTCAGCCACTTTTGGCGTAGCGGCCCATTCATCATTAAATGTAACGCAACTGATCGTGATCATGATCATGATCTTTCTCAGCTTCCTCTATTATTCGTTGCGGCTGAGTGCTGCGGCCCTCAGCCTGCATGTAGTGGTGATCGTGATTTTTTTTGGGGCGGCTTTCCATTTCGAACATCGAAACGAAACCATGTATGAGGGGACGGAAAATCGTTTTACCATCACCTTCACCGACCAGCCGCATATAGATGGGAAGTCATTAAAAGGCGTCATCGTCAGTAAGCACGGCGAAAGGCTCATGCTCCGTTATAAAATGGGCTCTGAGCAAGAAAAAGAAACGCTGGGCAGAAGTTTACGGATCGGCTTAACTTGCCCAGTCGAAGGGAGCCTGATGATTCCCGACAAACAAAGGAATGAAAACGGTTTCGATTATCAACGCTATCTTAAGCGCAATAGCACTCATTGGATCTTGAAAGCTGAATCCATTACGTTTCAAGAATGCGTCAATGAAGGAAACTCGATTGTCAGTAAGATACGTAATTTACGGATGAGGGGAATTGCGCATATTGAGGAGCACTTTCCACAAGAATCAAGCGGCTTTGTCACTGCTCTCATATTCGGTGACCAAACCTATATCGATGAAGATGACCTTACTAATTATCAAAGGCTTGGTTTGGTGCATTTATTGGCGATATCAGGGCTTCACGTCAGTTTTTTGACAGGGATGTTATTTTACTTAGGCATCAGGATTGGAATTACCCGGGAAAGGATGATTATCGTCCTTCTAATCTTCCTGCCCGTTTATATGGTGCTCTCCGGAGGCAGTCCATCTGTCGTTCGTTCCTGTTTCATGGCGATGCTATTCTTTTTATTTTTGTTATTCAAAAAGCGAGTCTCCGCAGGATCCACGATTGGACTGGTTTATATCGCATTGTTGTTCTTTCGGCCCAATATGCTTTATGATATCGGTTTTCAACTCTCGTTTGCCGTTACTTTTTCCATAATCATGTCCTCAAGCATCTTCTTGCGCTACCCGCAAAAAATGCTGCAGTTATTCATGATTAGCCTCATCTGCCAATTGACGGCCCTTCCGATTTTGCTTTTTCACTTTTATGAAGCCTCTTTTCTTGGAGTGTCCCTGAATGTCGTGTATGTTCCGCTTTATTCAATTGTTTTGCTGCCTCTTTCTTTGATTGCCCTCATTTGTCATGTACTATTCCCTGCATTAGGCGAGCTGTTTATCTTGATATTGAATGTCTGCTTCTCCCTCTCCAATAAAGCTGCCGATGCAGCCTCCAATTTGCCTTTAGCCTCCATTGTCTTTGGAAAGCCCCATTTTATCGTGATGTCCTTACTAGTTGTATCCCTGTTGGGGCTATTCCTCACTTGGGAGAAATCTTTTGAAAAAAGCAAATGGTGGTGGGGGATTCTGATTGTGCTTTTGTTTTTTCAATATAATATACAAAAGTTGTCACCCTTTGGGGAAGTGCAAATAATCGATATTGGACAAGGTGATTCCATTTTAATCATCCTGCCGTTTGATCGTGGCAATTATTTGATCGATACAGGCGGGCAGATAACATTTCCCGTAGAGCCGTGGGCGCAAAGTCGGAAGAAGTTCAACACTGCGGACGATATCATCATTCCCTTATTGAAAAGTAAGGGAATCCATCAATTGGATAAACTGATCCTGACTCATGCGGATGCAGATCATGTAGGAAGTGCGAAAGAATTAATCGAACATTTCAAAGTGGAAGAAATCGTCATCGGAGGCGGCAGTGAAGAGCAATATCGCGATCTGGACTTTGTTTCGATTGCAAGGAGTAAAAAAGTGCAGATGTCAGTAAGTAAAAGAGGGGACAGGTGGGTAGCGGGCGGAGCTGCGTTTTTCGTTCTTAATCCAGAGGGAAAAGAGGAAAACAAGAATGATTCTTCAATCGTTATATACACGGAGCTTGGGGGCCTATCATGGATCTTGACGGGAGATGTGGAGGAGGAGGGGGAAAGGAAGCTGGTGACAGCTTTTCCGCGATTGCAGGCGGATGTATTGAAGGTAGGCCACCATGGCAGCAAGACATCTACCTCCGAGCCTTTCCTTCTGCAGCTGCAGCCGGGAGTTGCGTTGATTTCAGCCGGAAAAGATAATAGATACGGTCATCCCCATCAGGACGTCTTAGGAAATCTGGAAGCACATCGAATTAGGGTGTTCAGGACGGATGAAGATGGCTCCATCATTTACAAGTATTACAAAAGGAAAGGAACCTTTCGGAAGACTATTCCATAG
- the holA gene encoding DNA polymerase III subunit delta — translation MVLDVWKSIKKGQFAPVYLLFGTEAYLINETKQLLIENVLHEDEMDFNFSQFDLEETPVETALEDVETLPFIGERRLVFMQNPFFLTAEKAKSRVEHDVKRLEAYLADPVPYSIVVLTAPYEKLDERKKITKELKRKAVLVEAKKLGDHELKGWVRERVGSVRIDEQAIELLLELAGTNLMMLTNELDKMLLYVEADKHITAEIVEKLVAKSLEQNIFTLVDHVLQRKMESAMTILHDLLRQNEEPIKILSVMAGQVRLMYQVKELSRQGYSQQKIAGQLKVHPFRVKLALEKTGKFQERELLGIMNDLAEADYKMKTGQADKAITLELLLLKIR, via the coding sequence TTGGTATTAGACGTTTGGAAGAGCATAAAAAAAGGGCAATTCGCGCCAGTGTACTTGTTGTTTGGGACGGAGGCCTACCTTATTAATGAAACGAAGCAGCTTTTAATTGAAAATGTCCTTCATGAAGATGAGATGGATTTCAATTTTTCTCAATTTGACTTGGAAGAGACGCCTGTTGAAACGGCGCTCGAAGATGTAGAAACACTACCCTTTATCGGGGAGCGTCGACTCGTTTTCATGCAAAACCCATTTTTTCTGACTGCTGAAAAAGCGAAGTCGAGAGTTGAGCACGATGTGAAGAGACTTGAAGCTTATTTGGCTGATCCCGTCCCTTATTCGATCGTCGTCCTGACTGCGCCCTATGAGAAGTTGGATGAACGAAAGAAAATCACTAAGGAACTGAAGCGAAAAGCGGTTCTCGTTGAAGCGAAGAAGCTTGGTGATCATGAGTTGAAGGGGTGGGTTAGGGAGCGGGTAGGTTCTGTCCGTATTGATGAGCAGGCCATAGAGCTTTTACTTGAACTTGCAGGAACGAATCTTATGATGCTGACGAATGAATTGGATAAAATGTTGCTTTATGTGGAAGCCGATAAACACATCACCGCCGAGATTGTGGAAAAGCTTGTTGCTAAATCACTTGAACAGAATATTTTCACGCTTGTTGACCATGTGTTACAGCGGAAGATGGAGAGTGCGATGACGATTTTGCACGACCTTCTCCGTCAGAACGAGGAGCCGATCAAGATATTGAGTGTGATGGCTGGACAAGTCAGGCTCATGTATCAAGTGAAGGAGCTTTCCCGTCAAGGATACAGCCAGCAAAAAATTGCCGGGCAATTAAAGGTGCATCCTTTCAGGGTAAAGCTCGCACTTGAAAAGACCGGGAAATTCCAGGAACGCGAGCTATTGGGCATCATGAACGATTTGGCGGAGGCGGATTATAAAATGAAAACCGGCCAAGCAGATAAGGCGATAACGCTTGAATTGCTGCTCTTGAAAATTAGATGA
- the yhbY gene encoding ribosome assembly RNA-binding protein YhbY, with product MLTGKQKRFLRSKAHHLNPIFQVGKGGVNDNLIKQIGEALEVRELIKVSILQNCEEDRNDVGLSLSKGARAELVQIIGNTIVLYKESKENKQIKLP from the coding sequence ATGTTAACAGGAAAACAGAAAAGATTTTTACGATCAAAGGCCCATCACCTCAATCCGATTTTTCAAGTTGGTAAAGGCGGGGTCAATGATAATCTCATCAAACAAATTGGTGAGGCGCTTGAAGTACGTGAACTGATCAAGGTCAGCATTCTGCAAAACTGTGAAGAAGACCGCAATGACGTCGGACTTTCTTTATCAAAAGGCGCGCGGGCGGAATTGGTTCAAATCATCGGCAACACCATCGTCCTGTATAAAGAATCAAAAGAAAACAAACAAATCAAACTACCTTAA
- a CDS encoding class I SAM-dependent DNA methyltransferase, giving the protein MTYERFAYVYDELMKDAPYEKWLMILTAKLEQYGIGGRKVLDLACGTGEMTVELAQHGFEVTGVDLSDEMLLVANEKAVKLGLAIPLFQQNMAELEGLGQFDCVTIFCDSLNYLRDEADIVKTFNRVHEHLKDGGLFLFDVHSIYKMEEVFRDHTFAVSDEDVSYIWDCFPGEEAYSVEHELSFFVKDERSGLYDRFDELHYQRTYPVDQYKKWLQQAGFTVTELMADLEEALPVTETERILFVARK; this is encoded by the coding sequence ATGACCTACGAACGCTTTGCCTATGTATACGATGAATTGATGAAGGATGCTCCCTATGAAAAATGGCTGATGATCCTTACGGCGAAGCTGGAACAGTACGGAATTGGCGGAAGGAAAGTGCTCGATTTAGCTTGTGGAACCGGTGAAATGACCGTCGAATTAGCTCAGCACGGATTTGAGGTCACTGGTGTGGACCTTTCTGACGAAATGCTTCTGGTCGCCAACGAAAAAGCGGTGAAGCTCGGGTTAGCGATTCCCCTTTTCCAACAGAATATGGCGGAACTTGAAGGGCTGGGCCAATTTGACTGTGTCACGATTTTTTGTGATTCATTGAACTACCTTCGTGATGAAGCGGATATCGTAAAAACGTTCAACAGAGTTCACGAGCATTTGAAGGATGGAGGACTATTTTTGTTCGATGTCCATTCCATCTATAAAATGGAAGAAGTGTTTCGTGACCATACGTTTGCCGTCAGCGATGAAGACGTATCCTATATATGGGATTGTTTTCCCGGAGAAGAAGCCTACAGTGTGGAACATGAGTTGAGTTTTTTCGTCAAGGATGAACGGAGTGGCCTGTATGACCGCTTTGATGAATTGCATTATCAACGGACTTATCCGGTTGACCAATATAAAAAATGGTTGCAACAAGCAGGATTTACCGTGACTGAGCTTATGGCCGATCTCGAAGAAGCTCTGCCTGTAACAGAAACTGAACGGATTTTGTTCGTAGCCAGAAAATGA
- the comER gene encoding late competence protein ComER: protein MKKIGVIGTGNMGTILIEAWLEAKILNPADLMITNRTLSKALSLKEKHPDIEVAESAAEIAQQADFIFLCVKPLQIDGLLSDIKHHINKEQLVISITSPLSVAQLESAVKAPCARFIPSITNRVGSGVSLLSFGEGCSKEAKTALHELASAISAPVVIENDITRVASDIVSCGPAFFSYLAQAFIDAACQTTKIDKETATTLTENMLIGLGELLGKGVYTLPALQEKVCVKGGITGEGIKVLEAETGEMFHHLFQATHEKFAEDLHEVEKQFGHPY from the coding sequence TTGAAGAAAATCGGTGTGATTGGAACAGGCAATATGGGTACCATTTTAATCGAGGCGTGGCTGGAGGCAAAAATATTGAATCCGGCAGATCTAATGATTACAAACCGGACACTATCCAAAGCATTGTCCCTGAAAGAAAAGCATCCAGATATCGAGGTTGCGGAAAGCGCGGCCGAAATCGCCCAGCAAGCGGATTTTATTTTTCTTTGTGTAAAACCATTACAAATCGACGGCTTGCTTTCAGACATCAAGCATCATATAAACAAGGAGCAATTGGTCATCTCCATCACGAGCCCACTATCGGTGGCGCAGCTTGAGTCGGCCGTAAAGGCCCCTTGCGCGCGATTCATCCCCAGCATAACCAATCGGGTCGGTTCGGGGGTATCGCTGCTGAGCTTCGGTGAAGGATGCAGCAAGGAGGCCAAGACAGCCTTGCATGAATTGGCCTCTGCGATATCGGCACCTGTCGTCATTGAGAATGATATCACCCGGGTAGCTTCCGACATCGTCAGCTGCGGTCCTGCCTTCTTTAGCTATTTAGCACAAGCTTTTATTGACGCAGCCTGTCAGACGACGAAAATAGACAAGGAAACGGCTACGACTTTGACTGAGAACATGCTGATCGGATTAGGGGAATTGCTTGGCAAGGGCGTTTATACATTGCCGGCCTTGCAGGAAAAGGTATGTGTGAAAGGTGGAATAACGGGAGAAGGGATCAAGGTTTTGGAAGCAGAGACAGGGGAAATGTTCCACCATCTTTTTCAAGCGACGCATGAGAAGTTTGCGGAAGATCTTCATGAAGTAGAAAAGCAGTTTGGCCATCCTTATTAA
- a CDS encoding YqzM family protein, which translates to MNEFEKNVQSKTDDVADSAIGFIGSFVFFAAMFTIAVVIKAVGS; encoded by the coding sequence ATGAACGAATTCGAAAAGAATGTCCAATCTAAGACAGATGACGTCGCCGATTCCGCAATCGGATTCATCGGATCTTTTGTATTTTTCGCTGCCATGTTCACCATAGCTGTCGTCATCAAAGCTGTCGGATCCTGA
- a CDS encoding helix-hairpin-helix domain-containing protein, translating to MDRILKNKTTMIALAMVIGSVFIYFFLQNDHDHDPIEPDDIFADAAKGDSVEQSEKNVLDDLVIKVDVKGAVKQPGIFTAQAGDRVIDMISAAGSFTEKADKDKVNFAQLVEDQMVIYVPEIGEEEKGILEPNNTSPSGGVTAGQVNLNKATQEELETLTGIGPSKATAILEYRESVGKFKQIDELKKVTGIGEKTFERLQDSISVQ from the coding sequence ATGGATAGGATTTTAAAGAATAAAACGACGATGATTGCCCTTGCAATGGTAATTGGGTCCGTGTTCATTTACTTCTTTTTGCAAAATGACCATGATCACGATCCTATTGAACCGGACGATATCTTTGCCGATGCCGCAAAAGGAGATTCGGTGGAACAAAGTGAAAAAAATGTTTTGGATGACCTTGTCATTAAAGTGGATGTCAAAGGAGCGGTAAAGCAGCCCGGTATTTTTACTGCTCAGGCAGGTGACAGGGTCATTGATATGATTTCGGCTGCAGGTAGCTTTACGGAAAAGGCCGATAAGGACAAGGTGAATTTTGCTCAACTTGTGGAAGATCAAATGGTCATTTATGTTCCGGAAATAGGTGAAGAAGAAAAAGGGATTTTGGAACCTAACAATACCTCTCCTTCAGGTGGTGTGACGGCGGGGCAGGTGAATTTGAATAAAGCCACTCAGGAAGAATTGGAGACGCTTACCGGAATAGGTCCATCCAAAGCGACTGCCATCTTGGAATACAGGGAATCAGTAGGTAAATTCAAGCAAATTGATGAATTGAAGAAAGTGACGGGAATCGGTGAGAAAACATTCGAAAGGCTACAGGACTCCATTTCAGTACAGTGA
- a CDS encoding ComE operon protein 2, with the protein MNRISWDQYFMAQSHLLALRSTCTRLTVGATIVRDNRIIAGGYNGSIAGGTHCIDDGCYVIDNHCVRTIHAEMNALLQCAKFGVPTDGAEIYVTHFPCLQCCKSLIQAGIKAVFYAEDYKNHPYALDLFKQAGVRTEKVEARGAIDVNGKEKQDFVRTLLAQLEQTGLEKEAVSELERQAKQIFAK; encoded by the coding sequence ATGAACAGGATTAGCTGGGATCAATATTTCATGGCACAAAGCCATTTATTAGCGTTAAGAAGCACATGTACGCGCCTGACCGTAGGGGCGACGATCGTCAGGGATAATCGGATCATTGCAGGAGGATACAACGGCTCCATTGCTGGAGGGACGCACTGTATAGATGATGGCTGTTACGTAATCGATAACCATTGTGTCAGGACGATACATGCTGAAATGAACGCACTCCTGCAATGTGCAAAATTCGGGGTGCCGACTGATGGAGCAGAGATTTACGTGACCCATTTTCCTTGCTTGCAATGCTGTAAATCGCTCATTCAAGCTGGAATTAAAGCCGTTTTTTATGCGGAGGATTATAAAAATCATCCATATGCACTTGATTTGTTCAAGCAGGCAGGTGTCAGGACAGAAAAAGTTGAAGCAAGAGGGGCCATCGACGTTAACGGAAAAGAAAAACAAGACTTTGTACGTACCTTACTGGCCCAACTTGAACAAACAGGGTTAGAAAAAGAAGCGGTATCGGAGCTTGAAAGGCAGGCGAAACAAATATTCGCTAAGTAG
- the rsfS gene encoding ribosome silencing factor yields MTERELLVIAAKAADDKRAEDIVALNMQGISLVADYFLICHGNSEKQVQAIAREMKSKADESGIDVKRLEGFDEAKWVLVDLGDVVAHIFHKDERNYYNLERLWGDAPFEDLESELTT; encoded by the coding sequence ATGACTGAACGTGAACTTCTTGTAATTGCAGCAAAAGCGGCGGATGATAAAAGGGCGGAGGATATTGTGGCCCTGAATATGCAAGGCATATCACTTGTTGCCGATTATTTTTTAATCTGTCACGGTAATTCCGAAAAACAAGTACAAGCCATCGCTCGTGAAATGAAGAGCAAGGCTGATGAATCAGGTATCGATGTAAAACGCCTTGAAGGATTTGATGAAGCGAAATGGGTGCTTGTCGATCTTGGCGATGTAGTTGCGCACATTTTCCATAAGGATGAAAGAAACTATTATAATCTCGAGCGTTTATGGGGAGATGCACCTTTTGAAGATTTAGAGAGTGAACTGACTACATGA